In Littorina saxatilis isolate snail1 linkage group LG8, US_GU_Lsax_2.0, whole genome shotgun sequence, a single genomic region encodes these proteins:
- the LOC138972930 gene encoding protein rolling stone-like, which produces MAGCMNAVREEFKLKHFCFGGVKTERFCYFLWNLPGWVYLCYRAVLMVYTVTCVGYIATHRPVQVPDARWWSYLTQWSNLSLCLHLSLHCAVAVFVHCRKKIGGHRIDPTTQDDPGRKNDDNNTNCCCVHLCTRPTSNAHQARLFAGESDDRPPWYVCLVWISFNITSTLSLMVTLVYYVFYRLIPFYNPDIASFANVQKHAINTLIVMIEHCVTAVPCRLYHVIYPLLFCIVYLIYSVIVWADDRTMIVYPNFLDWRYPEKTICWMALAGLVAIPVLHALFFGIHKAKMAIYDPASATCHLCHVSFALFSVVLSTQIAKNSSAIGTYCYCHNSHMPVQSNTLKPNSPGE; this is translated from the coding sequence TGGAACCTCCCAGGCTGGGTCTACCTGTGTTACCGCGCTGTACTGATGGTGTACACTGTCACCTGTGTGGGGTACATAGCCACCCACCGACCCGTCCAGGTTCCTGATGCCAGGTGGTGGAGCTACCTCACACAGTGGTCCAACCTGTCGCTGTGTCTTCACCTCTCCCTGCACTGCGCAGTGGCTGTCTTTGTTCACTGCCGGAAGAAAATAGGTGGTCATAGAATTGACCCAACCACACAGGATGACCCAGGGAGAaaaaatgatgacaacaacACTAACTGTTGTTGTGTTCATCTCTGCACTCGTCCCACGTCCAATGCTCATCAAGCACGTCTCTTTGCTGGGGAATCGGATGATCGTCCGCCCTGGTATGTGTGTCTGGTGTGGATATCCTTCAACATCACGTCCACTTTGTCCCTGATGGTCACCCTCGTATACTACGTCTTCTACCGGCTCATCCCTTTCTACAACCCTGACATCGCCAGCTTTGCCAACGTGCAGAAACACGCCATCAACACCCTGATTGTGATGATAGAGCATTGTGTCACCGCTGTGCCGTGTCGCCTTTATCACGTCATCTACCCGCTCCTCTTCTGCATCGTCTATCTCATATACAGCGTCATCGTCTGGGCAGACGACCGCACCATGATTGTTTACCCAAACTTTTTGGACTGGAGATATCCCGAGAAAACAATTTGTTGGATGGCTTTAGCCGGCCTTGTCGCCATCCCAGTTTTGCACGCATTGTTTTTTGGTATCCACAAAGCTAAGATGGCCATATATGatcccgctagcgctacgtgtcatttgtgccacgtatcgtttgcgctattttctgtagtgctatcgacacaaattgccaaaaacagtagtgctatcggcacgtattgctattgccacaattcacacatgccagtacagtcaaacacgcttaagccgaactcgcccggggaatga